Below is a genomic region from Castanea sativa cultivar Marrone di Chiusa Pesio chromosome 2, ASM4071231v1.
acAGAACTGATTGATGGAAACAAAGTTATAGTACTCTCAAACGGACTTCTCGCTATGGATCCcaccatttttgagttatgagatatgaaaacagagttatgagttatgaaaattgatgaTCCAAACAATCccttacgctctgtttgtttcaatggaaaaccttgtgtaaagatagtttttcttattttctaatgtttggtagcataaaaaaatatgagtcaaaggaaaactatctttggtcaatataaaaagtatggcttatttttagagattattttccattaaatttttttggaaaacaattctatctcacagcaagctaaataagggaagttaaaatgttatttttcaacttatttaaagttgttaccaaacattggaaaatgagatagttttatagaaaatgtttttttagaaaatgactcattttttagaaaacatcattattgaaacaaacagagcgttagtatcttgaaattttggattttatctGAAAAATTCATCTTAATTGTTTgggtaaaataataataaaaactatctTTAAGGTTTAGGCTAATCCTAGGTAttaccaaattttttcaaaaatatcaattGTACTTCATTTCCTTCTACATCTTTAGTTGCTATTTATTAGCCATTGGCTACCAAGACACTTCTTTAGGCATATAAGAGCATTCAAAGTAAAATTGCAGATCATTGTAgcttaaatttaaattctttttagtTTACCTCCTTTGCTGTACAATACAATTTTAGAGCATTGGTTGCTAAATTGACTAAAAAGTGATTTAGCaaccttagagcattcacagtaaaatatctaaaaaatttagcttttaacaatttaaaatactattttatctattttaacaactcactttataatacaccctacaacaaaggttttttttttttaattaacattcaacacattaaaataatataaataacacaataaaaataatatatctaacacAATAGATAACAATCACAACACTGTTACCGCCGCTACTGCCACTAAGGCAGCCACAACCCACTGTAAAACAAAACCCCGCCACAACCAAAACAACAACCACCATAAAACTCATTAAAAACAGAGCAACATAgccaaaaaatccaaacaaaaaaaaccaagcaactccacCAAGAAATCCACCATTATAGTCACTCCCGTTGAGAAAAGCCCAGCACCAAACCAAGAAACCCACTAGCACCAAACCAAGAAAAATACACttaaccaaacccaaaaaacataGCAACTCAGACCTagaaaacacaaccaaaacccaCTACCATCGGCAACCCAAACCCACGAATCCACTAGCACTGTCAACCCCACTAGCAACCCACTATAGCAAGAAGGTATACCCAAAAAATCTAGGTTTACCTCTTTTGTTGTGGGGTGTATTTTTGGTCTTTTAGTTGCTAAAATGACTATTTAGTCATTTTAGCAACttattgtgaatgctcttatcGAGATGTTCTCATAATTATAGTATAGTCACTATGCTCTcatacatttattttcagtttttctaTCGGCTAAAATGTCCATTTTTTCCTGGTCATGTCCAATATTGGCCTGTATGTTTCCAAAGAGGCATCTTGAATTGGTTCACTAATTGGTACAAAAAATACTGACCGTACAGCCCGTTAAAAAATCGGCAACTTTCGTACATGCTCAAATTCCCccaaatttcaaagaaaaaaaaaagacaaaaatgaaaaatcatgaAGATTGGgctcaaaaaatattttgtaggTTTAGGCCGTGACTTCTCCCCCTGGCTTTAGGGGTTTGGGCTATTGGGTTTAATGGGTTGGCTGCTAATCTGGGACTTGGGTTGTGTTTGAAATGGGCTTTGTAAAAATGGGCTCGAGCACTTTGAATTCTGGTTTGACGCTTCACTTATTTTCTTCTCCGGAGTGTCCCTCTCCGCCGAGCTATTTGTTGACTAGGTTGTGATGATGAGGCtaaaaggaagagagagggTCCTATATTAACTACAACAGCAGCAACTTACACAAGATACAAAATGGAAATTGCAAGGCAGAGTGGAGTCATATATATGAGATGAGTTGTGACTTTGCAATAAGTAAATTATGTAATATGACACAATGGTTCTAGCATGAAAATTGAGACATTGAAAGCAGTTTATGATAATATTATGGTGCAAATCATGGAATTATGGAACctcaaattaatattaatttatggattcgaatcaaaattttcaaaagattcAGACAATACCACTGAGTCACGATTCAACAATCGTATTATGtgaattgagttaaaaaaaacaagTCTTATTTTCCACTGCTTGGTATTCGATCAAAAACTGGTTTGTACACTGCtactttctttttattgatGAAGTAGAATAGTGTTGCCGCAACAATAATGAGACCGCCAAAAATCACAGCACCTGCAAGAGGATGCACATGGAGGATATTAGCAACCAGAATCGAAGCATTGGGgatgggtttttttatttatttaaattttaaagaagcATTGCTTACCAATTGCAACAAAATTCGGTTCAAACCTGATCATAACACCACCTGAAACATTACAAACAATCGTTACATAACATGAATCAGTCTAAGTCGATATAaactaaataatgaaataacGGAAGGGGACATAGTAAATTGAGTGTAAACAATGCATCACAAATTGTTTGCATCACGAATACATGCAAGCAGTTTGCATTTATGATCAAAGATTGACATTAagtacatttctttttttttcttttttttttctttgaaaatgaaTTGTTAAGTACATTTCAaaccttaaaaattttaatatgtttcattcaaacttttaaaatatttcatttacagcttaaaacttttgaacaaaaaaaaaaaaaaaaaaacttttaaacctTCTAACATCACAAATGCTCTTAATGTGAAGGTCATGCAACACAATCCagtttaaatgaaatttattctttatttcaaaCTATAAGATTTAAATGAAACTATATATCATAAGTTTAAGTGAAacttatctaataaaaaatcatcagATTGttatggacttttttttttttttttttgaggaaaagatTGTTATGGaccttcttctcaaaaaaagaaaaaagaaaaaaaaaaagattgttatGGACCTATGGTGTGATATTAGTTATGggcattttttctttgaagtttgaataaATTATCCTTCTGCAGGATTAAGTTTGAATAATTTATCCTTCTTTCATttctaaatattattttttattatttcagtccttaaaatttgacatttttacCAATTGATTAATCcatctattattatttatctataaaattattataaaaagtaaagttttttttgtagtggtactcgattatataatatattataaatatatataaaaaaatttatatattacttttGTATACATGTATTCTAATATGTATAACTGCTTCGTAAAAAAAATCCATCCAATgtcaagataaaaaaaaagtacttaagACTAAAAAAAGTgtgaagaggggggggggggggggggggcgcgggttctaatttagttttttctttctttttcccttttttttttttttttaaaatatgcaaaTGAAAAGAGCAATTACCGTTGACACGACATTTAGTTGAATCTTGTCCATCCTTGCAAATGCAAGAGAAATTTTGATGTTGACCGCTGCTAACTCCACAGAATCCACCGCTGGCTTCACATGACTCACATGCACCATCTGATTTCCATGTCAGCTTAAACCCATCTCGTAGGGCTTGGCCAATCAACCCTCTAGCCAAAACTCCATCTACCTCCTTTGCAATAACTGGGACAGTGACAATGGACTCGCAATATGCATTCCAATCAAACTCTGGTTCTGCTCCCACCATGAACACGAATGAGCGCTTAGTACCATAGTCAAGACACGTTATAGGAGGATGTGAAGGTGGGTATAACGTGCAGTTATAAAAGAAACGTAACATAGTGTTGCCTAAAGTATAGTTCAACAAAGAATAGGTGCTTAGGTTAAGATCATGAGGTATTCTTGGACAATTTGTGTCTTTAACTTCGAGGTAGTTGAGGGTGAGGGTGTGATCAGAGTAGTTGATTGCTTTAATACTGTAGAAGGTGTTAGAGAGATGGAGGGTTGTTGGGTTTTTATTATTGCATGAGAGGTTAAAGCCAGGGTATCCACAATAATGTTGAAACATTTGGTTTTGGTGCCAGAATGGGTAGCCAATGGTGACACCATTGCCACAGTCAAAAGATGGACAAGTAGCATTGATGTAGGTGAAGAGGAGGTTGatgaagaaaagagaaggaagatAGTGTACCATAGAAGCCATGAATGACCTTGGCATACTGTGTTTGTTAGGGGATTTTGGCAGTTTAGCATTTGATCTCAGAGAGACAAAAGTGGGCTTTAACAAATTTGATCTAGGCTGTTAGTCCATTATTTGatattctttgttttgtttctttgattGGATTGTAATAATATTAGAGAGAGGGTCCAAAACTGAAGTCAACGGAGTAAGTAGCTAACCAAGaaaaagtcattttatttttagaataaatcATTTGTttatagcatttttcttttttaattattgctaAGACATCTGTTTATAGCAGTTGGTGATCAgaagattataatttttatcatgAAGCATGTGTCTTCGTCGGGGTCAATCATCAATCCTACTCGTACAATATAGCTTAGCttaactttgaattttttttgggtgttgtCTATTATACGCGAACTATAACTCTTAAAGTCACAATTTAAGTCAtacttttagttaatttttggGATGCATAAAATGGTTTATGTGTAATAAGTATTAACGAAAGTCTTGAGCACTTCATATTAAGATCAAGATTTAAGGGTGATGCATGTTACATTTTACGATACCCGAATTTCCTCGGTCTTGACGAAGACAAAACCCCAATCTTTCCTTTCCAAATTATCAACACCCTATATCAAGTCCAATGACCAAAAATTAGTGCAAGTTCCAAATCCATTTCAATACCCAAATGCAAATCCAACATCAGTGATTGATTGACTGACATATGCCACCTAGAGGCAGCAGCCCTAAAATCACTTCATACCACATCTGACTCATTGGTAATCAACTCCCTATTGGCCAACACGACCACTAACCCCTAccattttaatataaatttaagaaattgtGTATCACTTTTCGCGTTACCCAAACCTTATTGGCTTGTTTGGATTGAAGGAGAAGGATGAAAAGTATAATAGAGTAAATTTGGctcaaaattaacttatttttagcaAGATTTACTCTATTCTACtccctctcctctctctccATCCAAACGGGCCCTATAGCTTAATTACTAATTTATGGTGTTTTCAAAATTCAGGTCCAAATCTCTCCACAATGTCAATTATATAtttcttatccaaaaaataaatatcaattatatatatttttatttataaaagttaaaaattatcaattataaataaattttgctaatatatattttaagggtacataataattaattatttttaaaaataaatggctaGCTACCCATCAACCAAACCTAttataaataaaggggaaaaaaaaaaaagaaagaaagaaaagaagaagaaaattatcTGTCACTTGCGGAAGCCAGGTCCCCAAATCAGGGACCAAATAAGCAAGTCTCTGTACGATGCATGTGACCAAGAGCCGCCAGTCACATTATAGTTTTTATGGTAAATTGGAATCCCTTTTTTACCATTGGAAGCATTAGTTTCAGACCCTGTTCTTCCCAAATTGGCCAAATTAAACTTATCATTTTACATTAAAGTCCAGGAAACTGTCTGATTTTTTACAAGGGCCTCGTAGtccaactaaaatattttagccAACGAACGTACGTACTTACTTCAGTTTTGTCGGAATATCGTACGTTATGCGCAACCCAGCCATGGGTATGCACCATGCATTATTGGCATGCGCATGGGGTTCAAAGTCCACGGCCACTGAAATGGCTAATCTCGGCAGTGCAGGGTCGAAGTTGTACAAACTACACAGTACACACACCtgttattttagtccctataggCTATAGCTGGCTAGGTATCAGGAATCAGGATAGGTTTTGCCTCCATGCATGTGATTCATCACGTGGGACAAAAAGAATACTCTATAATAAATAGGgttagttttagattttttttttcttgtcaacATTATACGGTACGTGTACCATtcataattttgtattaaatgtgtatatatactCTTCATTCTTGTAACATTTTAAAATGTTCAAATATTAATAACTATTTTCtctataaaattcattaatattttaaaattatgcatagaacataattttattaattgaatatttaaaCGATATCtgattaatataatatttggtgtgcatattaaaataatgaaagattATAAAGGATTTGTGAATATATTACACTAATGAAACTTGATTATATATGtaacatttttattcaaatgcAAAATCATTTTTAACTGTTTTAGCTTTTCACCGTTGCATTTTATGATTCACTAACCCCAACTCCATAACTAGTCAcatgccattttttttcttttactcttttCTTATAAAGAAACCAATGTTTAAAATGAACAAtgaaaaagtttagaaaatcaAATACATGACATACTACAATTGATGGagtataaaaaagaaacactAAAGGAAAGGTTTTTCTCCAAAGAAAAACCCTTCAAACTCAttctatatctttttattaaatgtgaattttgaaaatctaactattaaatTGCATGCttttattatatcttttatacttgcaaaattttaagaagattaAAGATCAATATTTGTTAGCTGCAATGTTCTGAACAAATTCTGAAATTAGGACTCCGCCACCCTTGCTATGTCATATTTAGATGTAACCCACTGGCCATTCTCATTCAAAAAACCGTGGATGtgatttttccttctttgttgGCTTGTTTTTTGATGGAAGTATTTAGTATGTTTATCCCCCGCCGGTAGCCAAATAGACCTGGACCTCTGCCTCCAAAATAATTCTTTTTGGAATAGCAAGGAATTTATATCACTCCTCACCTTTTGTATCACCTCCCAATTTTCGGCCCTATCCATTGAATTCAAAACTTccaattctttatatttttcatcaatCTTTGTTTTTGAGTTACCCAAGGTTCTACTCCACTCCACCAAAGCCCcactacaattttttaattttctcaaataGCTTGTACATTGGGCTACCCGTGGGATTCCATCCATTCCACACTTCATGTATAATGTTGGCACATGTTGGGTGTGATGCCCATTGTTCCTCAAATCGGTTTGGCTTTTTTCTTTGTCTAGCAACCTGTGGGTCTCCCTCAGTGGTAAGTAGAATGGGATTGACGTCAGAGTATGCTGCTTGGAGATGGTGCTCTTTGCTATGAGGGAATAAATCTCGCCATTCAATATTTGCACATGCTCGATCCAAACTCTCTTGAACAAACTCATTACCAGGCCTGTTGTTTCTCCAAGTGAAAATATTCCCATTGAATCCAAGATCAATTAGCCCACAGTGGAATAAAGCACTCTGGAAACTCCTCCATTCGTCGAAGAGACCGAGGGACTCGCCCTTGCTTTTCATCCAATGATAGTATTTTATTGTAATCCCCCAAGCACAACCAAGGCAGAGAGTCTCTAGAATGGAGTTGCCTCA
It encodes:
- the LOC142624899 gene encoding LEAF RUST 10 DISEASE-RESISTANCE LOCUS RECEPTOR-LIKE PROTEIN KINASE-like 2.8, whose translation is MASMVHYLPSLFFINLLFTYINATCPSFDCGNGVTIGYPFWHQNQMFQHYCGYPGFNLSCNNKNPTTLHLSNTFYSIKAINYSDHTLTLNYLEVKDTNCPRIPHDLNLSTYSLLNYTLGNTMLRFFYNCTLYPPSHPPITCLDYGTKRSFVFMVGAEPEFDWNAYCESIVTVPVIAKEVDGVLARGLIGQALRDGFKLTWKSDGACESCEASGGFCGVSSGQHQNFSCICKDGQDSTKCRVNGGVMIRFEPNFVAIGAVIFGGLIIVAATLFYFINKKKVAVYKPVFDRIPSSGK